A genomic window from Punica granatum isolate Tunisia-2019 chromosome 2, ASM765513v2, whole genome shotgun sequence includes:
- the LOC116197784 gene encoding receptor-like protein EIX2 translates to MDDYSVISGREEAESIHRRHLHNRLRTVIMGRYHQVPGFVIFCVLLLLIGSSWRCSYGNSVALSCRREERDALLEFKQSLEESNSSNGFLRSWEGEDCCDWEGLSCDRATGHVIRLEILPQVTQVKNDPFLQAWAFPSPWGLPLPSDPVVHASELSPSLLRLRYLNHLDLSGLRILGSTPIPAFIGSMKHLSYLNLSNVGFHGAVPPHLGNLTSLEVLDLQALWPNYGLLLAHSHWISRLVALKYLDLSGVPARKARDLMQVLNTLPSLSHLAMSSCFSPGAFSISPGLFNSSFLARLQYLDLSFNFLQGPVPTFLRNMTSIRHLDLHGNDLNCSIPIWFSDLNGLVHLNLEGNQLDSIEGGFSFFIRDKCRLRFLNLEGNQLQGEISRNSSGICAFGLEFLSLRSNRFTGIIPEGLGQLSRLEFLGLSYNSLEGTVSELHFTNLLGLKYLDIGYNHLTVKLDSDWAPPFRLNFIMMRSCRFGTEFPQWIRSQKDAHTLYLSNASISGEMPQWLATELKLRTLDLSNNFISGRILNFSSTMARLDLSYNLISGSIPPSIGENLEVEFLFLSDNLLTGPIPASLCQLRSVISLDLSRNKLSGWIPNCWGNATSSFISGKLWNFSSTMGLLDLSYNLISGSIPPSIGENLEVYNLFLSDNHLTGPIPASLCKLRSVRSLDLSRNKLSGWIPNCWGNATLPSIINFSSNRLSGVIPSSIGNLVVSSLHLNNNSLHGEVPDSFRNLLGLEMLDLGENKLSGVLPAWIGREVQSLRTLRLRENHFTGTLPMHLCSLFQLQILDLAGNNLHGTIPRCFGSLIGMSHRSSSPELNDSQYALSAPAPPSIHWDQQPVAEVVKGRELEYTTNLKFMFSLDLSSNNFSGPIPHELTLLTLLNSLNLSHNLLSGNIPEKIGDMKWLESLDFSGNQLSGEIPPSISLLTMLSHLNLSDNNLAGKIPKSSQLDSLYVSDHSIYSGNPLLCGDPLLNKCPGQEEAPTPPKTPSRENMGGSDPLDKVTFYGVVMLGFATGFWGAIGILVFKKSWRAAYFTFTEEIANKIYVAVSLKVAKLKTRMRGE, encoded by the coding sequence ATGGATGATTATAGTGTGATAAGTGGCCGAGAAGAGGCAGAGTCTATCCATAGAAGACATCTCCACAATCGGCTCCGCACCGTGATCATGGGAAGATATCATCAAGTCCCGGGTTTCGTGATATTCTGTGTGCTGCTGCTCCTCATAGGCAGCTCATGGCGTTGTTCCTATGGAAATTCAGTTGCACTGTCGTGCAGACGAGAAGAAAGAGATGCGCTGCTCGAATTCAAGCAAAGTCTTGAGGAGTCGAACTCATCGAATGGCTTCCTCCGCTCCTGGGAAGGAGAAGATTGCTGCGACTGGGAAGGACTGAGCTGCGATAGAGCCACCGGACACGTCATCAGGCTCGAAATACTCCCCCAGGTAACACAGGTAAAAAACGACCCTTTTTTACAGGCGTGGGCCTTCCCTTCACCATGGGGACTCCCGCTACCATCAGATCCAGTAGTCCACGCCTCAGAGCTAAGCCCTTCCCTCCTGAGGCTGAGGTACCTGAACCACCTCGACCTCAGCGGCCTTCGCATACTTGGCAGCACTCCTATCCCTGCATTCATAGGTTCGATGAAACACCTGAGCTACTTGAACCTCTCGAACGTTGGTTTTCACGGAGCGGTTCCTCCCCACTTGGGAAATCTCACCAGCTTAGAGGTCCTCGATCTCCAAGCCCTCTGGCCCAATTATGGTTTACTCCTGGCCCATTCGCACTGGATTTCTCGTCTCGTGGCCTTAAAGTACCTCGACTTGAGTGGTGTACCTGCTAGAAAAGCACGAGATCTGATGCAGGTACTCAACACGCTTCCTTCCCTATCGCACTTGGCAATGAGCTCTTGTTTCTCGCCCGGCGCATTCAGTATATCCCCTGGTCTCTTCAACTCTAGCTTTCTCGCCAGACTCCAATACCTCGACCtctcatttaattttcttcaagGCCCCGTTCCTACTTTCTTGCGGAATATGACATCTATCAGACATCTCGATCTCCACGGCAACGATCTAAACTGTTCCATTCCTATTTGGTTCAGCGATCTTAACGGCTTGGTCCATCTCAATCTTGAGGGTAATCAGCTTGACAGCATTGAAGGAGGGTTTTCGTTTTTCATTAGAGACAAATGCCGCCTGCGGTTCTTGAATTTGGAAGGCAACCAACTTCAAGGGGAGATCAGTAGAAATTCCAGTGGAATCTGTGCATTTGGCCTCGAGTTCTTGAGCCTGAGAAGCAATCGTTTCACGGGCATTATTCCTGAGGGTTTGGGACAACTTTCAAGGCTCGAATTCTTGGGTCTTTCTTATAACTCATTGGAAGGCACGGTTTCCGAATTGCATTTCACGAATCTCTTGGGATTGAAGTACCTAGACATCGGCTACAACCATTTGACTGTCAAGTTGGACTCTGACTGGGCTCCTCCATTTCGACTCAATTTCATCATGATGAGATCTTGCAGATTCGGAACAGAATTCCCGCAGTGGATTAGATCACAAAAGGATGCCCATACACTATATCTGTCCAATGCCTCCATTTCCGGGGAGATGCCGCAGTGGTTGGCAACTGAACTGAAATTGAGGACATTAGATCTATCCAATAACTTCATCTCAGGGAGAATTCTTAACTTCTCTTCAACAATGGCGAGATTGGATCTCTCCTACAACCTGATCTCAGGATCGATTCCACCAAGTATTGGTGAAAATCTCGAAGTGGAATTTTTGTTTCTCAGTGATAACCTTCTAACCGGCCCAATACCGGCTTCATTGTGTCAGTTAAGGTCGGTAATTTCTTTGGACCTTTCGAGAAACAAGCTATCAGGCTGGATCCCCAACTGTTGGGGGAATGCAACTTCTAGCTTCATCTCAGGGAAACTTTGGAACTTCTCTTCAACAATGGGGTTATTGGATCTCTCCTACAACCTGATCTCAGGATCGATTCCACCAAGTATTGGTGAAAATCTGGAAGTGTATAATTTGTTTCTCAGTGATAACCATTTAACCGGCCCAATACCGGCTTCATTGTGTAAGTTAAGGTCTGTACGTTCTTTGGACCTTTCGAGAAACAAGCTATCAGGCTGGATCCCCAACTGTTGGGGGAATGCAACTTTGCCGTCTATCATAAACTTTTCATCCAATAGACTGTCTGGAGTTATTCCGAGTTCCATTGGAAATCTTGTCGTCAGCTCTTTACACCTGAACAACAATAGTCTCCATGGAGAAGTCCCAGATTCCTTTAGAAACCTGTTGGGATTGGAGATGTTGGATCTTGGAGAGAATAAGCTATCCGGAGTTTTACCTGCATGGATCGGGCGGGAAGTTCAGTCATTACGAACTCTTAGACTTCGAGAGAATCATTTCACTGGAACTCTTCCCATGCATTTGTGCTCATTGTTCCAATTGCAGATTTTAGACTTGGCAGGTAACAACCTGCATGGAACAATTCCACGTTGCTTTGGCTCCCTGATTGGCATGTCTCATCGTTCATCCTCGCCTGAACTGAATGATTCTCAATATGCACTTTCTGCCCCGGCCCCCCCTTCGATCCATTGGGATCAACAACCAGTGGCGGAGGTTGTGAAAGGAAGAGAGCTTGAATACACCACAAACCTGAAGTTCATGTTCTCTTTGGACCTCTCAAGCAATAACTTTTCCGGGCCGATTCCACACGAGCTGACATTGCTAACCTTATTGAACAGTTTGAATCTATCCCACAACCTTCTCTCAGGGAATATCCCGGAAAAGATTGGGGACATGAAGTGGCTGGAGTCGCTCGACTTCTCGGGGAACCAACTTTCAGGGGAAATTCCACCGAGCATATCTCTTCTGACAATGTTAAGCCACCTAAACCTGTCGGACAACAACCTCGCAGGTAAAATTCCAAAGAGCAGTCAGCTAGATTCTCTTTATGTGTCCGATCATTCTATATATTCGGGGAATCCTTTACTCTGTGGCGATCCACTTTTAAATAAGTGCCCGGGTCAGGAGGAGGCACCCACGCCTCCAAAGACCCCGAGCAGGGAAAACATGGGTGGCTCAGATCCGTTGGATAAGGTGACATTTTATGGAGTTGTAATGCTCGGGTTTGCGACTGGATTCTGGGGAGCAATCGGGATTCTGGTATTCAAAAAGAGCTGGAGAGCTGCCTACTTTACATTCACCGAAGAAATCGCAAACAAGATTTATGTGGCAGTATCATTGAAGGTGGCCAAACTGAAAACAAGAATGAGAGGAGAATGA